The DNA window GCTGGCATCAAGGCCGCTTCCTTTTCCTGCCACAACTGCATATTGTCTCGAGCTCGTTTGATTTCCTCATCGATGCGAAGGAACTCATCACGACTCAAGGCAAGCTCACTATTGTACTGTTGCATATGCATACGCGCTTCTTCGCTACGGCGATACGTATCCCATGCGCGCAATACGACGTCTATACCATCGCGGTATTCCTTCCACTCTTGCAACTGACCTTGTAATTCTGCTTCAGTCTGTTCCGTACTGTGGAAGGCCTTTTGCAGTTCTACATATTGCGCTTCATGCTCAGCTAAATGGCTTAACTTTTGGCGATTTTCCTTAAGCTCATCCATCAACACGTTGATGCGGCGTTTACCATTGGAGGACGCTACCAATAAATCAGTAGCTCCTTTTTCAACGTCTTTTACAACAGAGCCCAAGTGTTCCCCACCTTCAGCACCGAAGAAGCGGGATCGAATCTCTACCTCTTGCAACACATCGAGGCCTTGTAAATCATCAAGGGTTAATCCGAAAATGTGGTTATATGTTTTTTTATCGATACCATGCCACCAATGTTGAGCAGGCTCTTCATGAATGGCAGGATGTCCAGGACTGTAAAAGTCTAATTGTTTACCCTTACGACCGATGTAGTAGCTTTCACCATTACGCTCCACATCGAGGGCACCCGTCATAGGACCATAAGCCTTATGCGTACCGCCGAATAAAAGGGTGCGCATCCCTTCAAGAAGAGATGTTTTACCACTTTCATTAGGACCATACATGAGCTGAACCCCATGATCACCGGTAGTGAAAGACCAGTCGCGATACGGGCCAAATTCATCAAATCGTATGCGTTTAATGTTCATCGTTAGCCCCCATCAATACAGTAACACCTTCAATTTCACAGCGCTTCAAGGCACGCAATAATAACTCATCACTCAACAAATCGGCATATACACCTAAGCGTTTAAATTCAGGACGTTCTGCCAAAATTTGACGTGCCGTCTGTACTGCATTACCATCAACCATATCGTCATAGGCGCGCAAATAATCGCCTACCACATCAGATAACAATCTACGCTCCGCTAAATTGATACTAGGACGCGTATTACACATCACGCGGTATGGCATAACGAATATAGATTTACTCTTCTCTTCGCTTTGAGACTCTTGCAACCATAATTTACGCACACCTTCTTGTGTACATAAACGATGCAATGGCCCTGTGCCTACGAGAACAATAGAAAGCAAGATGTTCTTCTTATACTGTTTACGCAAATTCTCTTTTTTATGGCGTAAAATTTCTAAGAATTCTGCTTCAGTTTTCATGCCCGCAATATCAATTTTGATTTCTTCAAAACGGATAGCACTGGTTTCAATAAATCGAGGTTCACAATGACCATTATGGGATACAGAAACAAGATAGCACCCCTTAGGGCCTATTTCTTTGCGGTGTAAACCTTGAGGATTACCAGCATATACAACGAGAGGTTCCTCGCTAAGAACTTGAGATTTATGAATATGTCCTAACGCCCAATAGTCCATGGCTGCTTCTGCTAGGTCTGTTAAACTACACGGACCAGTTACATTATGATTTTCAGATCCCGCACTAGAACCAACTGTACCATGCATAACTGCAAGAGAAAACTCA is part of the Veillonella sp. genome and encodes:
- a CDS encoding DNA repair exonuclease, with product MQPFRFIHCGDLHLGAPFQYATGISRAVDRAVSEATYVAFDTIIDTAIDEHVHAVVIAGDIYNSEDHNLEAQVRFVRAMYRLAEHRIAVYMVQGNHDPAESWKAQLQMPDNVHVFSSEQVQRFPLIVNNIEIGGVYGISCGHGNESDNYARQYRAFERDEFSLAVMHGTVGSSAGSENHNVTGPCSLTDLAEAAMDYWALGHIHKSQVLSEEPLVVYAGNPQGLHRKEIGPKGCYLVSVSHNGHCEPRFIETSAIRFEEIKIDIAGMKTEAEFLEILRHKKENLRKQYKKNILLSIVLVGTGPLHRLCTQEGVRKLWLQESQSEEKSKSIFVMPYRVMCNTRPSINLAERRLLSDVVGDYLRAYDDMVDGNAVQTARQILAERPEFKRLGVYADLLSDELLLRALKRCEIEGVTVLMGANDEH